The Streptomyces sp. NBC_00224 genome has a window encoding:
- the gcvT gene encoding glycine cleavage system aminomethyltransferase GcvT, with protein MSNPRLTALDATHRSLGATMTDFAGWDMPLRYGSERDEHNAVRTRAGLFDLSHMGEITVTGPDSVKALDYALVGNMSTIGVGRARYTMICQEDGGIVDDLIVYRLGEDEYMVVANAGNAQIVLDAITERAAAFDAVVRDDRDAYALLAIQGPESPGILKSLTDADLDGLKYYAGLPGTVAGVPALIARTGYTGEDGFELFVAPADAEQLWRALTDAGKDAGLVPCGLSCRDTLRLEAGMPLYGHELTTALTPFDAGLGRVVKFEKEGDFVGRKALEAAAERAAAKAPRKLVGLIAEGRRVPRAGFSVVTGGEVVGEVTSGAPSPTLGKPIAMAYVDAAHAAPGTSGVGVDIRGTHEPYEVVALPFYKRQK; from the coding sequence ATGAGCAATCCCCGTCTCACCGCCCTTGACGCAACTCACCGTTCGCTGGGCGCGACCATGACCGACTTCGCCGGCTGGGACATGCCGCTGCGGTACGGCAGCGAGCGCGACGAGCACAACGCCGTCCGTACCCGGGCCGGTCTCTTCGACCTCTCCCACATGGGCGAGATCACCGTCACCGGCCCGGACTCCGTCAAGGCGCTGGACTACGCGCTGGTCGGCAACATGAGCACCATCGGCGTGGGCCGCGCCCGCTACACGATGATCTGCCAGGAGGACGGCGGCATCGTCGACGACCTGATCGTCTACCGCCTCGGCGAGGACGAGTACATGGTCGTCGCCAACGCCGGCAATGCCCAGATCGTGCTGGACGCGATCACCGAGCGCGCGGCCGCCTTCGACGCGGTCGTACGGGACGACCGGGACGCCTACGCCCTCCTCGCCATTCAGGGCCCCGAGTCCCCCGGCATCCTGAAGTCGCTCACCGACGCCGACCTGGACGGCCTGAAGTACTACGCGGGCCTGCCCGGCACCGTGGCCGGTGTCCCGGCGCTGATCGCCCGTACGGGCTACACCGGCGAGGACGGCTTCGAGCTCTTCGTGGCCCCGGCCGACGCCGAGCAGCTGTGGCGCGCGCTCACCGACGCGGGCAAGGACGCGGGCCTGGTGCCGTGCGGTCTGTCCTGCCGCGACACGCTGCGCCTGGAGGCGGGCATGCCGCTGTACGGGCACGAGCTGACCACCGCGCTCACCCCGTTCGACGCGGGGCTCGGCCGGGTCGTGAAGTTCGAGAAGGAGGGCGACTTCGTGGGCCGCAAGGCCCTGGAGGCCGCCGCCGAGCGCGCCGCCGCCAAGGCCCCGCGCAAGCTGGTCGGCCTGATCGCCGAGGGCCGCCGGGTGCCGCGCGCCGGATTCTCCGTGGTCACGGGGGGCGAGGTCGTCGGCGAGGTCACCTCGGGCGCCCCGTCGCCGACGCTGGGCAAGCCGATCGCCATGGCGTACGTGGACGCCGCGCACGCCGCACCGGGCACCTCCGGCGTCGGCGTCGACATTCGCGGTACGCATGAGCCGTACGAGGTCGTGGCGCTGCCGTTCTACAAGCGCCAGAAGTGA
- a CDS encoding enhanced serine sensitivity protein SseB: MEFPHPQGGGGWPGNELEEALAASLGVPGAGPRLIEVLGRNPVWIPLPNGGSRDSADLDLPTMEIAGSPYVPVYSSEQQFLQCVGPHMSFAVAPAVEFARGLPPQLGIALNPEGAVGVPLPPPAVAELCRTGRTALDGPASGARVRLFEPDWQEDPVDFLTAAAEEFDATGVVRTARRALASIEGDDPTLFVGVEFSTWDGAGRNAPMEALGRALGRAPVGWPVNLVLLDVAQDPVGEWMRERVRPFYTRATP, encoded by the coding sequence ATGGAATTCCCGCACCCCCAGGGCGGCGGAGGCTGGCCGGGCAACGAGCTGGAGGAGGCGCTGGCCGCCTCGCTCGGCGTCCCGGGTGCGGGCCCCCGCCTGATAGAGGTCCTCGGCCGCAACCCCGTCTGGATCCCCCTCCCCAACGGCGGCAGCCGGGACAGCGCCGACCTCGACCTCCCCACCATGGAGATCGCCGGCTCCCCCTACGTCCCCGTCTACAGCTCCGAGCAGCAGTTCCTCCAGTGCGTCGGCCCGCACATGTCGTTCGCCGTCGCCCCCGCCGTGGAGTTCGCCCGAGGGCTGCCGCCGCAGCTGGGCATCGCGCTGAACCCGGAGGGCGCGGTCGGCGTACCGCTGCCGCCGCCCGCCGTGGCCGAGCTGTGCCGCACCGGGCGCACCGCCCTCGACGGGCCTGCCTCCGGCGCCCGGGTGCGGCTCTTCGAGCCCGACTGGCAGGAGGACCCGGTCGACTTCCTGACCGCCGCGGCCGAGGAGTTCGACGCCACCGGCGTGGTGCGCACCGCCCGCCGTGCGCTCGCCTCCATCGAGGGCGACGACCCGACGCTCTTCGTCGGCGTGGAGTTCTCCACCTGGGACGGGGCCGGGCGTAACGCCCCCATGGAGGCGCTGGGCCGGGCGCTGGGCCGGGCCCCGGTCGGCTGGCCGGTGAACCTGGTGCTGCTCGACGTGGCCCAGGACCCGGTGGGCGAGTGGATGCGGGAGCGCGTGCGCCCCTTCTACACGCGGGCCACCCCCTAG
- a CDS encoding enhanced serine sensitivity protein SseB C-terminal domain-containing protein, with the protein MSASGTAAAGQVEHMLRQVAPGRYDAYEALLHALADPSSGRLWMLLWHGRPGASDAQYGNMEVDGVAYAPCVTSAQELSASGWNRDHEMVTGRDIARALYPDRYGIWLNPHAPGGGVGIPWPDLRRIATGLDRMPAGPLRITEPAVEIPQFYALLTQHAHRTPAVRALRRAWVQPALGMAYLAIGLDLYDTGPQSVDAVRAMMQQAVAAVPDGLPVSTVALSDEYDPVGLWLRANGRPFYDREAHAAPAAPAGGYGYPPAAPRAY; encoded by the coding sequence GTGAGTGCGTCAGGCACCGCGGCGGCCGGGCAGGTCGAGCACATGCTGCGCCAGGTGGCCCCCGGACGCTACGACGCGTACGAGGCGCTGCTGCACGCCCTCGCCGACCCCTCGTCCGGCCGGCTGTGGATGCTGCTCTGGCACGGCCGGCCCGGCGCCTCCGACGCGCAGTACGGGAACATGGAGGTCGACGGGGTGGCGTACGCACCCTGTGTGACCTCCGCCCAGGAGCTCTCCGCCAGTGGCTGGAACCGGGACCACGAGATGGTCACCGGCCGTGACATCGCCCGCGCCCTCTACCCCGACCGGTACGGGATCTGGCTCAACCCGCACGCCCCCGGCGGCGGGGTCGGCATCCCCTGGCCGGATCTGCGCCGGATCGCCACCGGCCTCGACCGGATGCCCGCGGGCCCGCTGCGGATCACCGAACCGGCCGTGGAGATCCCGCAGTTCTACGCCCTGCTCACCCAGCACGCGCACCGCACCCCGGCCGTCCGGGCGCTGCGCCGCGCCTGGGTGCAGCCCGCGCTCGGCATGGCGTATCTGGCCATCGGCCTCGACCTCTACGACACCGGGCCGCAGTCCGTCGACGCGGTGCGCGCGATGATGCAGCAGGCCGTCGCAGCCGTGCCCGACGGGCTGCCGGTCTCCACGGTCGCCCTGTCCGACGAGTACGACCCGGTCGGGCTGTGGCTGCGCGCCAACGGACGCCCCTTCTACGACCGCGAGGCGCACGCCGCCCCGGCGGCCCCCGCGGGCGGGTACGGCTACCCCCCGGCCGCCCCGCGCGCATACTGA
- a CDS encoding AAA family ATPase, with product MTVHTTAAAQAEVPVPAVRDLRGRDGRSPHTLRFAEGDVVVVSGLPGSGKTTLLRRAVTGVGIDSQDTRRAWEARMGGVPYALYRPVVRVAHFLRMHRALRSGGGLAVHDCGTHAWVRWSLAKGAAREGRSLHLVLLDVTPETALAGQVARGRKVSSYAFARHARAVPRLIAAVAEGRLPRGVASAVLLDRTAAETVGRIAFGESATRR from the coding sequence ATGACGGTTCACACGACGGCGGCGGCGCAGGCGGAGGTCCCGGTTCCGGCGGTACGGGACCTGCGCGGCCGGGACGGTCGCTCACCGCACACGCTCCGGTTCGCCGAGGGGGACGTGGTGGTGGTCTCCGGCCTGCCCGGCAGCGGCAAGACGACTCTGCTGCGCCGGGCCGTCACCGGCGTCGGCATCGACTCGCAGGACACCCGCCGCGCCTGGGAGGCCAGGATGGGCGGTGTGCCGTACGCGCTGTACCGCCCGGTGGTGCGGGTCGCCCACTTCCTGCGGATGCACCGGGCGCTGCGGTCGGGCGGGGGCCTCGCCGTCCACGACTGCGGCACCCACGCCTGGGTGCGCTGGTCGCTGGCGAAGGGTGCGGCACGGGAGGGCCGCTCACTGCACCTGGTGCTCCTCGACGTCACCCCGGAGACGGCCCTGGCGGGCCAGGTGGCCCGCGGCCGCAAGGTCTCCTCGTACGCCTTCGCCCGCCACGCCAGGGCGGTGCCCCGGCTGATAGCGGCGGTGGCGGAGGGCCGCCTGCCCCGGGGGGTGGCGTCGGCGGTACTGCTGGACCGCACGGCGGCGGAGACCGTGGGCCGAATCGCTTTCGGGGAGAGCGCTACGCGCCGCTAA